A window of Gemmatimonadota bacterium genomic DNA:
CCGAGCTCTCCCGGATCACCACCCCGATCATGAGTCCCCTTCCCCGGACCTGGTCCACGTGGGGCGATTCGATCGTGCGAAGGGCCCCGCTGAACCAGCCCCCCAGCGCCTCGGCCCTTTCGGAGAGCTCCTCCTCGAGCACCACGCGAAGGGAGGCGCGAGCCACCGCCGCGCCCAGCGGGTTGCCGCCGAAGGTGGAGCCATGGTCCCCGGGGCGGAAGACGTCCATCAGCACGTCGTCCGCCAGGACCGCCGAAACCGGATACACTCCACCACCGAGCGCCTTCCCGACGATCATGACGTCCGGGCGGACCCCCTCCCACTCGCAGCAGAAGAGGCGGCCGGTGCGGCCGAGCCCGGTCTGGATCTCGTCCGCCATCAGAGCCACTCCCGCCCGGCGGCAGATCTCCGCGGCGGCCGCGAGATACCCGTCCGGGGGGACGACGACCCCGCCCTCTCCCTGGATCGGCTCGACGAGGAACCCGACCGTGTTTTCCGTGATGGCGTTCCGGAGCGCCTCGGCATCCCCGTAGGGAATGAGCCGAAATCCCGGCGTGTACGGACCGAAGCCCGCACGATACTGCTCCTCCGAGGAAAAGGAGATGATCGTCGTCGTCCGTCCGGCGAAATTTCCCTCGCAGACGACGATCTCGCCCCGATTGCGCCCGACCCCTTTTATTTCCTCGCCCCACTTCCGCACCATC
This region includes:
- the rocD gene encoding ornithine--oxo-acid transaminase, whose protein sequence is MTQAVDSRTPELLAEAERWCAHNYEPLPVVLERGEGVWVWDVQGARYLDMLAAYSALNQGHRHPRIVAAAREQLDRLTLTSRAFHNDQMGPFLHELCEATGYERALPMNTGAEAVETAIKMVRKWGEEIKGVGRNRGEIVVCEGNFAGRTTTIISFSSEEQYRAGFGPYTPGFRLIPYGDAEALRNAITENTVGFLVEPIQGEGGVVVPPDGYLAAAAEICRRAGVALMADEIQTGLGRTGRLFCCEWEGVRPDVMIVGKALGGGVYPVSAVLADDVLMDVFRPGDHGSTFGGNPLGAAVARASLRVVLEEELSERAEALGGWFSGALRTIESPHVDQVRGRGLMIGVVIRESSGPARPFCEALMRRGILAKETHRQVVRFAPPLTVERQVLEDALEEIAPVLRGEGVHLD